One part of the Sporosarcina ureae genome encodes these proteins:
- the nadX gene encoding aspartate dehydrogenase, with translation MKIGVIGTGNITQYLLESINENKKVDGEVVSLFGRNQEVGPRLESQYGAKFYTDFQQFIESPVDVIVEAATIGVAIEHMEEVLKNKKDLILSSIGAFKNIDFLNEMKEVAKSYEQHIYLPSGAIGGLDLLQSANSMGGLKEVHITTRKTYESLGLEVQSVEECIFDGVALDAIDKFPKNVNVALLLSIAGLGAQHTTVRVIADPKIRRNTHSIEAKGDFGKMNLTIENEPMPNNPKTSYLAALSILSTLQNKGNAITIGS, from the coding sequence AATATCACGCAGTATTTATTGGAAAGTATAAATGAAAACAAAAAAGTGGATGGGGAGGTCGTCTCCTTATTTGGACGAAACCAGGAAGTGGGGCCAAGGCTAGAGTCACAGTATGGAGCGAAATTCTATACGGATTTCCAACAGTTCATTGAATCTCCGGTCGACGTGATTGTGGAAGCAGCAACGATCGGTGTAGCGATAGAGCACATGGAAGAAGTATTGAAGAACAAGAAAGATTTGATTCTCAGCAGTATTGGCGCGTTTAAAAATATAGATTTTTTAAATGAAATGAAAGAAGTTGCAAAATCATATGAGCAACACATCTATTTGCCTTCAGGTGCGATAGGCGGTCTGGATCTTCTTCAGTCAGCAAATTCAATGGGTGGCTTGAAAGAAGTCCATATTACAACTAGAAAAACCTACGAATCATTGGGGCTTGAAGTTCAAAGTGTAGAAGAATGTATTTTTGATGGTGTCGCACTGGATGCCATTGATAAGTTTCCCAAAAATGTTAATGTGGCGTTGTTACTTTCAATTGCCGGACTTGGTGCGCAACATACGACAGTCCGTGTCATTGCGGACCCGAAAATTCGACGTAATACACATAGTATTGAAGCGAAGGGTGATTTCGGCAAAATGAATTTGACGATTGAAAATGAACCAATGCCAAATAACCCCAAAACAAGCTATCTTGCCGCATTAAGTATTTTGTCTACTCTACAAAATAAAGGCAATGCGATTACGATAGGTAGCTGA